The window GTTATCTTTATAACATCTCATTCCGTTTGTGACATAAATCTGTTGTTACAGGGATAAGGGTGGAAGGAATTTTGCGCCAGGCTGCCGATGTGGAGGAGGTTGATAGGaggctatgtgaatatgaacaaggtTTATGTCAATATATCTTAATCTAACTttggactactccctccgtcccacaatataagacgtttttgcaagctgggacggagggaatactaatcTACTCCAGTTACATGGTGGTATTGGCATCTCTCGTGTCTTGATTTCCTTCTGCCAATCAAGAGTGTACAATCCAAATTTTGTGACTGTTTCCATTTCATACCAGGAAGAACCGAGTTTGCACCAGGCGAGGATGCACATATTATTGGTGACTGTGTGAAGGTATCTCACTCATTTAGTCATTCTAGTTATTAGAATAATTATGATGCTCCCAAAAGCATGGATTTTTTTCCTTTTACTAACTGCACTCGTGGAAACATCTCGTCAGCATGTTCTTCGTGAGCTACCATCTTCGCCAGTGCCTGCTTCTTGTTGTACAGTTTTATTGGAAGCTTTTcgtaagttttctgttaagtttattCTTAAATGTTCGTGCACTGTTTTGTGGAATGTCGTGTACGAAATGTTGGCATTGAATATCACAATTTTTTCTACAGTTTGAAATAACCACCCCCCGGCTTGAAGTTAAAATTAGTAGTGATAATTCATTGACATATGTGCTTAGCACCATCCCCTCTGCTGCCAGCAACATGACAATGCTGTCTTTATCTATTTGATTTGATTTGTTGATCTGGGAGTACACATTTGATGTTAAATAAATCTCCTTAGTATGTGAAATTTAACCATCCATGCTTTGGAATTGAATTTCTTGTGCGGGTATCCTTTATCTTGGAACAGTGTATGCAAAGTACATAAAATACAAGCATATGTGCCACATCCACTCCCATATGTTTATTGTTCCACATGATATAGGAACACTGTCAAGGTACAATTTTACAAGTAGTACAGATTGCATAGGATACAAAACTAAATCCTTTGTGTGCACCCATTCATACAGAAGCACATGCTTACCTCCAATTTTGGTTCTGTCCTTTACATTTGATAAAGCCTGTGAATGAAGAGGAAGTGAGGAGAGTTCCCATGTGAATCGTGCAGTTGTTATGGCCAGGCCTTGTTACGGCTCTGAGTATACCCTCGCCTTCGTCTATCCACTGGTAGGGCTTTTTGTTGCCATTGTGGAGGGGCTCTGGAGCCTACTGGAGAAGTGAGAGGGAGAAACCAGAAAATCTTGTTTATTTATTGCTTCACTGAAAGTGATAATATGCCATGCCTTATATATAGAGCTGTAAGATTTGATAGAGTTTTGTATGCGGTGCACTTGTATTCCTTTACAACGGGATAATTTATACAACAACTCACAGATCAGCTAACAGAATCCCTAACTAGCCAAGAGAAAGAGGGGAAAGTGAGGGAGTGGGTTAGCTAATCCTGGAGAATCAGTCACCTATACGTGCACTACCGAAACGGCAGCCATGGCAGCGTATATCGCCTAAGTGCATCTCCAACAAGATGATGTAAAGGTTGGTGCCCGGAAATGATTTTAGGGCAGGAGACAGAAGGTTTTTGGGCACCAAAAAAAATCTGCCGTAACAGATGATGTAAAACTGGTGCCCAAAAAATTGAGAATCATGTTGCTCCAAGATAGTGTGGGCTTCTATCTGCTGCCTAGCATGTTCCCTAGTATGGCCTTGGTCTGTCTATAGTAGCATCATGTTGCCATGTGTGTAATTTGATTATCTAATATAGCCCCAGTttaaacaaatactccctccgtttctaaattaagtctttatagagattcaatacaaactacatacgggtgtatatagacatatttgagagtgtagattcactcattttgctccatatgtactcccttattggaatctctaaaaagacttatatttaggaatggagggagtagctgNNNNNNNNNNNNNNNNNNNNNNNNNNNNNNNNNNNNNNNNNNNNNNNNNNNNNNNNNNNNNNNNNNNNNNNNNNNNNNNNNNNNNNNNNNNNNNNNNNNNNNNNNNNNNNNNNNNNNNNNNNNNNNNNNNNNNNNNNNNNNNNNNNNNNNNNNNNNNNNNNNNNNNNNNNNNNNNNNNNNNNNNNNNNNNNNNNNNNNNNNNNNNNNNNNNNNNNNNNNNNNNNNNNNNNNNNNNNNNNNNNNNNNNNNNNNNNNNNNNNNNNNNNNNNNNNNNNNNNNNNNNNNNNNNNNNNNNNNNNNNNNNNNNNNNNNNNNNNNNNNNNNNNNNNNNNNNNNNNNNNNNNNNNNNNNNNNNNNNNNNNNNNNNNNNNNNNNNNNCTGGGCgcacagggtccggggaagggtccaacCACTTCGGGTCTTTTGTACGCAGCCTTttcctacatttctgcaagaggctgtttccaggactcgaacccgtgaccgtcacaaggcaacagctttaccgctgcgccaaggctccccttataTATAGGTTTGCATAACTCAAAACAATTTGCTGTGTTCATTGGTTAATTGTCTATATATTCTGTTTTACTTTCATAGGCTTGGAGACCAAGGAAGCTCGGATAAATGCTATGCGTTCAGCTATATCTGAGACATTTCCTGAGCCTAATCGGCGCTTGTTACAGAGGTTAGACTCACGTTCTCCTCATAGCTTCTATTCTGCCAGTTTATGGTAAATGCAATGAATGATTTATTATTTATTATGTGTGAAATCATGCTTGCTGCCGATCAACGTGAGCATGTTCTCATTAACTTGCATATGATACTTGCACATTAAATAAGAACTACTAATGTGGACTATTTTAATTGCCCTCTAACTGTACAGTTTTTATTTCTTCTAATGTTAGATCACCATTTTAGTTTGGACTAACAATATCTCAATGGTTTTTACCAGTGTGTTGTTTGACATTTGATTACTTAAACTAACACTTCCCATGACAAAAGAAAACTTTCCTTATGGAGATTCTTGTTTGCAGAATCTTGAAAATGATGTATATTGTTGCTTCTCATACCATGGAGAATCGGATGACCGCATCAGCAGTTGCTGCCTGTATGGCCCCTCTCTTGTTGCGTCCGCTTTTGGCTGGGGAGTGTGAGATGGATGACGTATTTGATATGGATGGTGATGATTCTGCCCAGCTTCTTGCTGCTGCAAATGCTGCAAACAGCGGTCAGGGCATTGTTGCAACTCTCTTGGAGGAATACGAGATTATATTTGATGTAAGATTCTCTGATACTTCAAtttttttgtccaaatctttaggtggcTTCATTTCCTTCATGATAGTTGTTCTACCCTCTAGGCATTATTTCTTTTTTGCATATAATCTGTTGATTATATTGAAAAGTTACTGCCCATATGAGTTATTTCTACATGCATTGTGGCCATGACTATATGTGAGGCAGCCGCTGGAACACTTTGCCTCTTTCTGTCTCTTGGACGTTCTGTTTCATTTACAATTATACACATAGAAATAACTCGTATGTTCAGCCAATTGGATGCTCATATTTAATTTCTTTGCAGGATGACCGTCTTGTCAGATCTTCCCCATCACCTGGGTCTCAGATTGAAGACAGTGGCAGTGAAGTATCAACTGATGATGTAAATATGGACACAAAAGATAATGGATTTCATGATGCAGAAAATGATGTAGATCAAGAAATGGACGATGACAATGGTGCAGAGCGTATACTTAGTGGAAAATTGAGTGAGAGCAGTGGGTATGCTGGGAGCGACCTATATGATTACAAGGTTTTGTTATGCTCCCTGCTTTATAAGCGTATAATTTGTGCTTATTTCTAGGGTTATACTGTGATTATTGCTAGACACGCATGCACATATATATGCATGCCTGATTTGATTTTAGGATCAGTGTCGTAACTGCAATGATGCCGTTGCTTTGATTCTTATTATACTGCTTCTGATTGAACACCAGGTTCATGCTGATGATTCAGATGCTGATTGCTCTGTTGATGATAAAGGACTGGAAGAAGAGACAGATTTAagcaaagttccaaaaattcattCATCTGAAAATGTTTCAAAAAATATGGAAATGCCTCTGAGTGAAAAGAATCCTTCCAACCCAACATCCGGTCATGAAACTCCATTGTCTATGGGAGAGATCCTTTCTTCTTTGGATCCTGGAATTACTTTACCTAGTAACAGTTCGGAATATTCTGCAGACAGACACTCGAACAAAACTAATGGATCTCACTCACATGTGAAGCGCAGTAACTTTTGGGGGCGTAATAGTGTAAGCAATAAATCTATTTATATTTTCTTCCCTTTGTGGGGCAGCTGAGTAGGAATAATGCATTGTTGTGCCAACTTCTCTGGCGTGTTGAATTATGGTTCCCTTCATATCATCATTCAGCATTCTGATTTTTATGCAGGCAAGAAAGAGTCAGCATTCAGAATCAGTCGACTCATCTGGTGAAGAGGAGTATGCTCTTTTCCACTAAACAGCAGTCTTATGTTTTTACAGAGCGAACTAGATTTTTATTTGAGAGCGAACTAGATTTTTAGTGGTATTCCTTCTCGAGCTTCTATTTCTTCCGTTAAGGGAGATTCCGTCATCAGTCCTATGTTGCCTATGCTTGCGCCCCAAAACGGTTGCTGACTTTGTACAACTCCGTAGGGTGGGGAGGATCGCCCTCCCAATTTGAAGTTTTTTCCATTTTGATTTTTCCTGTGTGCTTTTTAGGCGGCTATCTATATTAGCCAGAAAGCACTTACATTTACCGGGGCAGGAGTTGCCATGCTTGCTAAAGGAAATTGTCATCATTGCGACAACTATAATTACCATGATTTGCCATGGTTAAAAATCTGACAATCTGACATCAGATTTTAATATTACCGAAAGAAAATCTGGGCCAACCTGTTTAAATTTAACTTTTTGTGAAAAGGTTATGAAAGCAGTGGATGTAAATAGTGATGGAAATAGTTTTGAAATGGAAATGTAGATGAAAGCAGTGGATATAAATAGTGATGAAAATAGTTTTGAAATGTAAATGTAGATGAAGTTGCCTGTATTTTCAATTAAGTTTCAAATGTGGCCCCAACCCCTAAAACTTTAGCTATATGCATATCTGTAGTTTCTGCCTTAGTTAATAATGTTGTTGCATTGAATATTTGTTGTTTGACAACGAATGTTACAAATTAGAAAGTGTATAGTTTTAACACTTCTGTTAGCTTCCCGACTATTTTGCTGCTGATGCATGTGCAATTTATCAAGGTCAATTTTTCTATGAAAACAAACCTTTCAGGCTTGCGATTCAAAGGCTTGAAATTGCGAAGAATGATTTGCAGAACAGAATTGCCAAAGAGGTAGGGGAAAACTTCACACTAACTGGTTCACTTTTATTTATCGTCTTCCAGTAATGTAATGGAAAGTGTCTCTCAGGCTCGGGGTAATGCAGTTTTACAGGCGAGTTTAGAAAGAAGAAAGCAAGCACTACGTGAACGCCGTTTGGTCCTGGAACAGGATGTATGCTGCATTCCCTTGCCTTGTTAATTTTGCTCGGTAACCGCATCATATATTCTATGTTAGGGAAAGAGCCATCTCTGTTGTCAATTGCTGGGTTTCAGTTTATCTTAAACTTCATTGGTTGCTACTTTGTTCCATATGACAATTGAGTCGTTTACCTGCACGAAGAATGCTAAATGAAAGAATATTTTAAACCTAATGTCCCATTCGTTCGCTTTAgaactttttttctttctttcagttttttTGGTGGAAGTTTGTGTGCTTTCTACATAGTTAGTCATCATCAATGTTTAGATTCCGTGAAGATAGCACGATGACATTTTACTTGGCTCTGACTTTAGATACACTGGCCCTAGCCAAGATTTGCGGTAATTGACTAACCAGGTGTCTCTTGCATTTGGGACTTCTCTCTACAGACAAATTGTCAGTTACTCGGAGGCTAGACAAGCTTGGTAAATTTATTGATGGAAGGATTTAGCCAGAAGCACTTCTAAAATCGAGGAACCAAAATAATATAGTGCCTGTAGCCCCACACAAATTTCAGGGTAACTGTGTAGAATAAACAGTCCAAACGTTTAGGGGCCAAAATGTTACTTTCTGCTTTCTGTTTTTTATGCAGTTATTGTTGAACATGTTCCATACACAAGATGGTCGTTGAATTTTCTGATGATAGATTTCACAACTGTTTATATCTACAGGTGTCCAGATTGCAAGAGCAGCTACAAGCTGAGAGAGATCTTAGATCTGCACTGGAGGTTGGGTTGAGCATGTCTTCTGGACAGTTTTCAAGTCCACGTGCTATGGACTCAAAGGTACCTTCAACCATTGCTCTACTTGTTGGACTCATTGCATGGAGTCTCATTTTCCTCCTTATTTTTCTCAAGACAAGGGCTGAGCTTGAGGAGATTGCTCTCGCTGAAGCTGACGTTGTGAGGTTAAAACAGAAGGTGGCT is drawn from Triticum dicoccoides isolate Atlit2015 ecotype Zavitan chromosome 4A, WEW_v2.0, whole genome shotgun sequence and contains these coding sequences:
- the LOC119285927 gene encoding rho GTPase-activating protein 7-like isoform X2; this translates as MRPIRGIGEEEDEGMSSAPAPGGAFDRYVQCGGAVAVLASSGNTVFKSGHLFISSKGLGWKSWKKRWFILTRTSLVFFKSDPNTLPQRSGEVSATLGGIDLNNSGSVVVREDKKLLTVLFPDGRDGRAFTLKAETSEDLFEWKAALEEALAQAPNAALVMGHNGIFRNDTCDAYETTAPNCWSHCAAAYISRGIRVEGILRQAADVEEVDRRLCEYEQGRTEFAPGEDAHIIGDCVKHVLRELPSSPVPASCCTVLLEAFRLETKEARINAMRSAISETFPEPNRRLLQRILKMMYIVASHTMENRMTASAVAACMAPLLLRPLLAGECEMDDVFDMDGDDSAQLLAAANAANSGQGIVATLLEEYEIIFDDDRLVRSSPSPGSQIEDSGSEVSTDDVNMDTKDNGFHDAENDVDQEMDDDNGAERILSGKLSESSGYAGSDLYDYKVHADDSDADCSVDDKGLEEETDLSKVPKIHSSENVSKNMEMPLSEKNPSNPTSGHETPLSMGEILSSLDPGITLPSNSSEYSADRHSNKTNGSHSHVKRSNFWGRNSARKSQHSESVDSSGEEELAIQRLEIAKNDLQNRIAKEARGNAVLQASLERRKQALRERRLVLEQDVSRLQEQLQAERDLRSALEVGLSMSSGQFSSPRAMDSKTRAELEEIALAEADVVRLKQKVAELHLLLNQQRQQQYGPSLDANDRYHCNPGHFSQQNFVQPGFDMNLAFCNQEKHRNEESSSVDASQWRNIKQHVLPYGSSRPLTRKLSLDASSSDSRGMEASTSMSSESTSVVINVPKLAEGVGYGRQPMVASSTLVELTTRLDFFKERRSQLMEQLHSLDLGHGSASQGFQYKPPSPWNSPR
- the LOC119285927 gene encoding rho GTPase-activating protein 7-like isoform X1 — translated: MRPIRGIGEEEDEGMSSAPAPGGAFDRYVQCGGAVAVLASSGNTVFKSGHLFISSKGLGWKSWKKRWFILTRTSLVFFKSDPNTLPQRSGEVSATLGGIDLNNSGSVVVREDKKLLTVLFPDGRDGRAFTLKAETSEDLFEWKAALEEALAQAPNAALVMGHNGIFRNDTCDAYETTAPNWREKRPVKSLVVGRPILLALEDIDGRPSFLEKALRYLEKHGIRVEGILRQAADVEEVDRRLCEYEQGRTEFAPGEDAHIIGDCVKHVLRELPSSPVPASCCTVLLEAFRLETKEARINAMRSAISETFPEPNRRLLQRILKMMYIVASHTMENRMTASAVAACMAPLLLRPLLAGECEMDDVFDMDGDDSAQLLAAANAANSGQGIVATLLEEYEIIFDDDRLVRSSPSPGSQIEDSGSEVSTDDVNMDTKDNGFHDAENDVDQEMDDDNGAERILSGKLSESSGYAGSDLYDYKVHADDSDADCSVDDKGLEEETDLSKVPKIHSSENVSKNMEMPLSEKNPSNPTSGHETPLSMGEILSSLDPGITLPSNSSEYSADRHSNKTNGSHSHVKRSNFWGRNSARKSQHSESVDSSGEEELAIQRLEIAKNDLQNRIAKEARGNAVLQASLERRKQALRERRLVLEQDVSRLQEQLQAERDLRSALEVGLSMSSGQFSSPRAMDSKTRAELEEIALAEADVVRLKQKVAELHLLLNQQRQQQYGPSLDANDRYHCNPGHFSQQNFVQPGFDMNLAFCNQEKHRNEESSSVDASQWRNIKQHVLPYGSSRPLTRKLSLDASSSDSRGMEASTSMSSESTSVVINVPKLAEGVGYGRQPMVASSTLVELTTRLDFFKERRSQLMEQLHSLDLGHGSASQGFQYKPPSPWNSPR